The following coding sequences are from one Scomber japonicus isolate fScoJap1 chromosome 3, fScoJap1.pri, whole genome shotgun sequence window:
- the LOC128355439 gene encoding LOW QUALITY PROTEIN: E3 ubiquitin-protein ligase RNF182 (The sequence of the model RefSeq protein was modified relative to this genomic sequence to represent the inferred CDS: deleted 1 base in 1 codon): protein MSQLKEAEPIRDMEGKVQSWAQALVLSLEELECKICYNRFDTRSRKPKLLRCLHRVCARCLKKMVDMGESSPSIISCPFCRHETRVPDEEVWLMEDDRHILAVLSCQDRARRGGGGEEEEEEGGGGGGGEVVLSPSSLTACSLSVPCAAGVSSDCLVVTIMELPESRSSDSLSMLNVVGVYRAPSLDSLPCHLPAHKCRTWTTRSFPRCLLGALCLVYFSSLPLGIYLLMIGQLWLGVVLVSLVPSTLLLLVLYGFCQCLCHELQETLAARRHPLP, encoded by the exons ATGAGTCAGCTGAAGGAGGCggagccaatcagagacatGGAGGGCAAG gtgcAGTCCTGGGCCCAGGCTCTGGTCTTGtctctggaggagctggagtGTAAGATCTGTTATAATCGGTTCGACACGCGGAGCCGGAAGCCGAAGCTGCTGCGCTGCCTCCACCGGGTCTGTGCCCGCTGCCTCAAGAAGATGGTGGACATGG GTGAGTCGTCTCCGTCCATCATCAGCTGTCCCTTCTGCCGCCACGAGACCCGAGTTCCTGATGAGGAG GTGTGGTTGATGGAGGATGACAGACACATCCTGGCGGTGCTGTCGTGTCAGGACCGAGCgcggcgaggaggaggagga gaggaggaggaggaggaggggggggggggaggggggggggaggtggTGCTGAGCCCCAGCAGTCTGACAG CGTGTTCTCTGAGCGTCCCGTGTGCTGCAGGCGTGTCCTCAGACTGTCTCGTGGTCACCATCATGGAGCTGCCGGAGTCTCGCTCCTCGGACTCACTGAGCATGCTCAACGTGGTGGGGGTGTACCGCGCCCCCAGCCTCGACTCGCTGCCCTGTCACCTGCCGGCTCACAAGTGTCGCACCTGGACGACCCGCAGCTTCCCCCGCTGCCTGCTGGGGGCGCTGTGCCTG GTGTACTTCAGCTCTCTTCCTCTGGGGATCTACCTGCTGATGATCGGTCAGCTGTGGCTCGGTGTGGTTCTGGTGAGTCTGGTTCCgtccactctgctgctgctggttctgTACGGGTTCTGTCAGTGTTTGTGCCACGAGCTGCAGGAGACGCTGGCCGCCCGCCGCCACCCGCTGCCATGA